A segment of the Candidatus Methylarchaceae archaeon HK02M2 genome:
TCTCGAACTCCCAAAGGACTTTGTCTGCCTCATTATCATCAAGTGTACGTTCTTTGACAGCTTTATTTAGCCCTTTTATAGCAGAACGGAGTTTTTCGAACATTATTTACTTTTTTTTCAATTGAAATATAAACATTATATAATCTTAACAATTATGACTGTTGAGATCTTTTCTGCTTTTCTACAATGCTATTTATTGTAACTCTGTTTTCATTTATCTTACTGGCCAAATCCGACTTTTGTACTTCGAAATTTTGTATAGCACTCTCAAATTCCTTTATCCTCTCTTCCAAGAAATCCACTGTTTCTTGTTTTGTCTTTTCAATCACGACCCCCGCACCCACATTGATAATAAGCTTGTCGAGAGGGGGTGTAGATGCCTCTAAGAATACTCCGCCTCCAATCGGCATGAGTACCTCAGAAG
Coding sequences within it:
- the pfdA gene encoding prefoldin subunit alpha; this translates as MSEQERLQSLVLELRVLEGYLKEIDVRESVVARAIIESRSALEAIKGFSSSSSSEVLMPIGGGVFLEASTPPLDKLIINVGAGVVIEKTKQETVDFLEERIKEFESAIQNFEVQKSDLASKINENRVTINSIVEKQKRSQQS